From a single Rhodococcus jostii RHA1 genomic region:
- a CDS encoding IclR family transcriptional regulator, translating into MQDFKSAGDSKHTPLAVSRVGTGKTPTPPVVERKSPPTERVVQILNLLADTPRERLTLTQVSAALDLNKPTCLGILTALTDAEFVTRDAAKSYGLGPALLRLGSAAESGLANLDLVRPFVTALHDRLGISCVLSAAHDGHIVILDRLGAAMAGDRRDLVGERLPLAPPLGLVNIAWEHDTVVDAWLSRPPLLPLVAGDEAAGDESVRAIIDGGRRRGYIIECLRTSGTSTVVLASLLSSGLPQRIIDELCRHLPPTDWSEYLLTEPIDATATIPVAHISAPIFDRHGSQQYTLTLVPERVDATMAQCTQWATALVDSAQHASIALGGR; encoded by the coding sequence ATGCAAGATTTCAAATCTGCGGGTGATTCTAAGCACACTCCGCTGGCCGTCTCAAGAGTCGGCACCGGGAAAACGCCGACCCCGCCGGTGGTCGAGCGGAAGTCGCCGCCGACCGAACGGGTCGTGCAGATCCTCAATCTGCTGGCGGACACGCCGCGCGAACGGCTCACGCTCACCCAGGTCTCGGCCGCTCTCGATCTGAACAAACCCACCTGCCTGGGCATCCTCACCGCGTTGACGGATGCGGAGTTCGTCACGCGAGATGCGGCGAAGTCGTACGGCCTCGGGCCGGCGCTGCTGCGCCTCGGGTCGGCCGCCGAATCCGGGCTCGCCAATCTCGATCTGGTTCGCCCCTTCGTGACCGCGCTGCACGATCGCCTGGGTATCAGCTGTGTCCTCAGCGCCGCGCACGACGGCCACATCGTGATTCTCGACAGGCTCGGCGCCGCGATGGCCGGGGACCGCCGCGACCTCGTCGGCGAGCGATTGCCGCTGGCGCCGCCTCTCGGGCTGGTGAACATCGCGTGGGAGCACGACACGGTGGTCGACGCATGGCTGAGCCGGCCGCCGCTGCTTCCCCTGGTGGCCGGTGACGAGGCGGCAGGTGACGAGTCGGTCCGCGCCATCATCGACGGTGGACGTCGGCGCGGCTACATCATCGAATGCCTACGCACATCCGGTACGTCGACCGTCGTGCTCGCGAGCCTCCTATCCTCGGGATTGCCACAGCGCATCATCGACGAGCTCTGCCGGCATCTCCCGCCGACCGACTGGTCCGAGTATCTGCTCACCGAGCCCATCGATGCCACCGCCACCATCCCGGTCGCCCACATCAGCGCGCCCATCTTCGATCGGCACGGCAGTCAGCAGTACACCCTGACCCTCGTCCCCGAACGCGTAGACGCCACGATGGCCCAGTGCACGCAATGGGCCACCGCCCTCGTCGACTCGGCACAACACGCGAGCATCGCCCTCGGCGGCCGGTAA
- a CDS encoding Ca2+-dependent phosphoinositide-specific phospholipase C encodes MCSLLAGVAAPTGSAAPPGGGHNPYPLDDTLRMNQMQTMGTHNSYHTGLIPQGLPPSVAASFPGYTLPQITAALDYRHKPLTEQLDNLGVRHMVFDVYADPQGGRYADAPMLAEVGAPTRMADPAWNEPGMKVFHVPQVDQQTSCVKFTQCLRELNAWSDRNPGHLPFMVVVEIKDIDVMNTDPHPPLSPWGPGDYNRLDAEIRSVVGNKLITPDDVQGKYPTLEAAVKDNGC; translated from the coding sequence ATGTGTTCGCTTCTCGCCGGAGTCGCCGCTCCGACGGGCAGCGCCGCTCCGCCCGGCGGCGGACACAATCCCTATCCGCTCGATGACACCCTGCGGATGAACCAGATGCAGACCATGGGCACCCACAACAGCTACCACACCGGGCTGATACCGCAGGGCCTGCCGCCCTCGGTGGCCGCCAGCTTCCCGGGCTACACGCTTCCGCAGATCACCGCTGCGCTCGACTACCGGCACAAGCCCCTGACCGAGCAGCTCGACAACCTCGGTGTGCGGCACATGGTCTTCGACGTCTATGCCGACCCGCAGGGTGGCCGCTACGCCGACGCCCCGATGCTCGCCGAAGTCGGAGCGCCGACCCGGATGGCCGACCCCGCCTGGAACGAGCCGGGAATGAAGGTCTTTCACGTACCGCAGGTCGATCAGCAGACCTCGTGCGTGAAATTCACGCAATGCCTCCGCGAACTCAACGCATGGTCGGACCGGAACCCGGGCCACCTACCGTTCATGGTCGTGGTCGAGATCAAGGACATCGACGTGATGAACACCGATCCCCATCCACCGCTGAGCCCGTGGGGGCCCGGGGACTACAACCGGCTCGATGCGGAGATTCGGTCCGTGGTCGGCAACAAGCTCATCACCCCCGACGACGTCCAGGGCAAGTACCCGACCCTCGAGGCCGCCGTGAAGGACAACGGGTGCTGA